A single region of the Oenococcus kitaharae DSM 17330 genome encodes:
- a CDS encoding LacI family DNA-binding transcriptional regulator, whose amino-acid sequence MSENKQPTIYDVSERAGVSLATVSRVVNNNGKVKEETKRKVLKAIKELNYRPNAMAKGLASSKTTMVGMMVPDLTDLYFAELAQGIDAVAKIYDYSVSLSVSDNNPTAGKEAFETLMSQHVDGIVYIGNKTSQEMFDLLKSSPVPVVFAGSVAQDGKLPSVNIDYVQAFQQAGDILKQHLSDTQIALVDNPGESGLSALRQQGFLKAVSKGKIYESEDDYRSGYNLAHHLLEDGIKGVIVGEDEPAIGILNYMLDNHVKVPADFQIISSNDTKLVKMTRPAISSVTQPEFDIGAVSMRLLTKLMSGDPVDDPTVILPHEFVLKDTTL is encoded by the coding sequence ATGTCAGAAAATAAGCAACCAACAATTTACGACGTATCCGAAAGGGCAGGTGTCAGCTTAGCTACGGTTAGTCGTGTCGTTAATAATAACGGCAAAGTTAAAGAAGAAACAAAAAGAAAAGTTCTTAAAGCAATCAAAGAGTTGAATTACCGCCCAAATGCCATGGCAAAGGGATTGGCTAGTTCCAAGACAACAATGGTGGGCATGATGGTACCTGATTTGACGGATTTGTATTTTGCTGAATTGGCACAAGGCATTGATGCTGTGGCCAAAATTTATGATTATTCAGTTTCGTTGTCTGTTTCGGACAATAATCCCACCGCTGGGAAAGAGGCTTTTGAGACTTTGATGTCTCAGCATGTCGACGGAATAGTATATATTGGCAACAAGACTTCCCAAGAGATGTTCGATTTGTTGAAGAGCTCGCCCGTACCGGTTGTTTTTGCTGGGTCGGTTGCACAAGATGGCAAATTGCCATCAGTTAATATCGATTATGTTCAGGCTTTTCAGCAGGCCGGTGATATTTTGAAACAGCATCTGTCAGACACGCAAATTGCGCTTGTCGATAATCCTGGAGAAAGCGGCTTGTCTGCTTTGAGGCAGCAAGGTTTCCTAAAAGCTGTCAGCAAGGGCAAAATATATGAATCAGAGGACGATTACCGTTCGGGCTATAATCTTGCCCATCATTTGTTGGAAGACGGCATAAAGGGCGTTATCGTCGGCGAGGATGAACCTGCGATTGGTATTTTGAATTATATGCTGGACAATCATGTGAAAGTACCGGCTGATTTCCAAATTATCTCATCCAACGATACGAAACTGGTCAAAATGACGCGGCCGGCTATTTCATCGGTCACACAGCCGGAATTTGATATTGGTGCCGTGTCGATGCGTTTGCTGACTAAGCTCATGTCTGGTGACCCTGTCGATGATCCCACGGTCATTCTGCCTCATGAATTTGTTCTTAAAGATACAACTCTTTAA
- a CDS encoding DUF948 domain-containing protein, translating into MELGQIAALIAAIAFAVLVIAIVVVLISINRTVLILKKHIEPIASDVDQMTSTTKSLLKDMTSKVARLDPVVQATADLGSTVSHFTDKINKKKTEVVDKKTKVKKMVSGLADSAIKSGVLFTVGQAALNRFKKSRARKG; encoded by the coding sequence ATGGAACTTGGTCAAATAGCGGCATTGATTGCTGCAATTGCTTTTGCAGTTTTGGTCATCGCGATTGTGGTCGTTTTAATTTCAATTAATCGGACTGTGTTAATTTTAAAAAAGCACATCGAACCAATCGCAAGCGACGTCGACCAGATGACATCGACCACAAAGTCGCTGCTTAAGGATATGACCAGCAAAGTTGCTCGTTTGGATCCAGTTGTGCAGGCAACAGCAGATTTAGGTTCAACCGTTAGCCATTTTACAGACAAGATTAATAAAAAGAAAACCGAAGTCGTCGATAAAAAGACTAAAGTCAAAAAAATGGTAAGCGGACTTGCAGATTCGGCAATCAAATCAGGTGTGCTTTTCACGGTCGGCCAAGCAGCCCTGAATCGTTTCAAAAAAAGTCGTGCAAGGAAAGGATAA
- a CDS encoding YfcE family phosphodiesterase: MNYLIFSDSHGDRGTFQSILDYGRRDPQLAAVFYNGDSEFDASDPIWQGIHVVLGNMDYDSRYPVEQVYENPQDHIRIYQTHGHLQRVTYGLSTLNKAAGKVHADIVLFGHTHIPFAQMHDNKLFINPGSTSFPRGPQRKIGGTFAILKVSPTFFQLDFYTQDFQKITGWARRFAR; the protein is encoded by the coding sequence ATGAATTATTTAATTTTTAGCGACAGCCATGGTGATCGGGGCACTTTCCAATCTATTTTAGATTACGGTCGCAGAGATCCTCAGCTGGCGGCCGTTTTTTATAATGGCGACTCAGAATTTGACGCATCAGATCCCATTTGGCAGGGTATTCACGTTGTCTTAGGAAACATGGATTATGACTCGCGATATCCTGTCGAACAGGTTTACGAAAATCCGCAAGACCACATTCGGATTTATCAGACGCATGGACATTTGCAACGGGTTACGTACGGTTTGTCAACTTTGAATAAGGCAGCTGGTAAAGTTCATGCGGACATTGTTCTTTTTGGACATACGCACATCCCTTTTGCACAGATGCATGATAATAAGCTGTTTATCAATCCGGGTTCAACGAGTTTTCCGAGAGGGCCGCAACGCAAAATAGGCGGTACATTTGCCATATTGAAAGTCAGCCCAACTTTTTTCCAACTCGATTTTTACACGCAGGATTTTCAGAAAATTACCGGCTGGGCTCGTAGATTTGCAAGATAA
- the murI gene encoding glutamate racemase, which produces MDNRGIGYIDSGLGGLTVVAEALKQIPNESVYFVGDEARLPYGPRPHAEIVKFSLQMADFLVKKHDIKILVVACNTATAQALPDLRAHLSIPVIGVIYAGAISGINATRNLHIDIVGTQSTVDSKAYYNTLKSLNANLIVRQKALPDFVQMVEHDLAGTKQAQAAVYAQLHDWVSETVDGQKADALVLGCTHFPILTKEISEACGPDVTIVDPAIAEIGQTFEILKADDALYDSTKINSHTGDTIYTTGSIDRFAKFAKRWLGDDQLTVKELKISDQGLFE; this is translated from the coding sequence ATGGATAATCGTGGAATTGGATATATTGACTCAGGCTTAGGCGGATTAACCGTTGTTGCTGAAGCTTTAAAACAAATACCGAACGAATCGGTCTACTTTGTCGGGGATGAAGCACGCCTGCCCTATGGCCCGCGTCCACATGCCGAGATTGTTAAATTCAGTCTGCAAATGGCGGATTTTTTGGTTAAAAAACATGATATTAAAATCTTAGTTGTTGCTTGTAATACTGCTACGGCACAGGCTTTACCGGATTTAAGAGCGCACTTGTCGATTCCGGTCATTGGCGTGATTTATGCCGGCGCTATCAGCGGGATCAACGCAACGAGAAACCTGCATATTGATATTGTTGGGACTCAGTCCACCGTGGATTCAAAAGCTTATTACAATACCCTTAAATCCTTAAATGCCAACCTAATCGTCAGGCAAAAGGCCTTGCCGGATTTTGTTCAAATGGTCGAACATGATTTAGCTGGGACCAAACAGGCTCAGGCGGCTGTATACGCACAGCTTCATGACTGGGTTAGCGAAACGGTAGACGGCCAAAAAGCTGATGCCTTGGTTTTGGGCTGCACCCATTTTCCGATTTTGACCAAAGAAATTAGTGAAGCTTGCGGCCCGGACGTGACGATTGTGGACCCTGCCATTGCCGAAATTGGTCAGACGTTCGAGATTTTAAAAGCTGATGACGCTTTGTACGATTCGACAAAAATCAATTCGCATACTGGGGATACCATTTATACCACAGGCAGCATTGATCGTTTTGCTAAATTTGCCAAACGCTGGCTAGGCGACGATCAGTTAACTGTTAAAGAGCTGAAAATCAGCGATCAGGGCCTTTTTGAATGA
- a CDS encoding YslB family protein, producing MKKDAFKNLSEIENNQTAFSLALLRDGILNDILSDDANDILYYAGKEVARQFYTKTLNGIQEFFNAAGWGTIEISSQKEDKETWLLSGEVVKIRHLATEDPAFFLEAGFLAQEIQQQTHRSTECSYQTDDKTRVIFTVYID from the coding sequence GTGAAAAAAGACGCGTTTAAAAATCTATCAGAAATTGAAAATAATCAAACGGCCTTCTCACTGGCTTTGCTCCGGGACGGCATCCTTAATGACATCCTAAGCGACGATGCCAACGATATTCTATATTACGCCGGCAAGGAAGTGGCTCGCCAATTCTATACCAAGACGCTGAACGGTATTCAAGAATTTTTTAACGCTGCCGGTTGGGGCACCATCGAGATTTCGTCTCAAAAAGAAGATAAAGAGACTTGGCTTCTCAGTGGTGAGGTTGTCAAAATCAGGCATTTAGCTACCGAAGATCCTGCTTTTTTTCTTGAAGCCGGTTTTTTGGCACAGGAAATCCAGCAGCAGACACACCGTTCGACAGAATGCTCATATCAAACAGACGATAAAACACGTGTGATTTTTACAGTTTATATTGATTGA
- the zapE gene encoding AFG1/ZapE family ATPase, whose translation MTLEDLLKNPQVAQFVAAHHLSADRGLLENNSSVLSDFVDQLAHPLFPDYRPELVLLDGRIDIFYQKTTANPQENSLRIGQSASLFKVSFSDFEIDEQRNQALIAAINFAETYSKTKKFHKGIYLWGNFGVGKSYLMSALLNELAMKNIKTAFVNFSALITRLNDLQMLEKQRLIRRISQAEVLVIDDIGAGDLTTWVRDNVLATILDSRMNDLRPTFFTSNFDMKSLEEQYLAVARGVSEPIKAARIIERIKFLSNPIEMGGKSRR comes from the coding sequence ATGACTCTCGAAGACCTTTTAAAAAATCCCCAAGTTGCGCAGTTTGTTGCAGCACATCACTTATCGGCTGATCGTGGGTTATTGGAGAATAACAGCAGTGTTCTTTCCGATTTTGTGGATCAATTAGCGCACCCTTTATTTCCTGATTACCGGCCGGAGCTTGTCTTGCTGGATGGCAGAATTGATATTTTTTATCAGAAGACCACTGCGAACCCTCAGGAAAACAGTCTGCGTATCGGCCAATCGGCCAGCTTGTTCAAAGTCTCTTTTTCGGATTTTGAAATTGATGAACAGCGTAATCAGGCTTTGATTGCAGCCATAAATTTTGCAGAAACATACAGTAAGACAAAAAAATTCCACAAGGGCATCTACTTGTGGGGCAATTTTGGTGTGGGGAAAAGTTATTTAATGTCTGCACTGCTCAATGAACTTGCCATGAAAAATATTAAAACAGCTTTTGTAAATTTCTCTGCTTTGATTACACGACTAAACGATTTGCAGATGCTGGAAAAACAGCGGCTGATTCGACGAATTTCACAAGCCGAGGTGTTGGTGATTGACGATATCGGTGCCGGTGATTTAACTACTTGGGTGAGAGATAATGTGTTGGCAACTATTCTTGACAGCCGAATGAATGATTTGAGGCCAACATTTTTCACGTCCAATTTTGATATGAAATCACTTGAAGAACAGTATTTGGCTGTTGCACGCGGCGTCTCTGAGCCAATCAAAGCGGCGCGCATTATCGAAAGAATTAAGTTTTTATCGAATCCGATTGAAATGGGCGGCAAAAGCCGTCGATAA
- a CDS encoding DnaD domain protein, whose amino-acid sequence MIENTTQLKAYWDFNSRPVSLSQQSLQRLTTLYLPLIGSDALALYLQLAVNDQQKGQLNDLLDRQNISLADFDNAKKKLEACGLLDSYLQGASLTFDVKLPLSEAAFFSDDLLVSFFYSLVGQETFSQLLEKTKQDNLSPRGLKSNANFYEAFGSLHLQNVPDQDRLSRAKQVDQAPLQAADFNFSLIEQNLKKYGVSEQEVTKEHNFILAQHLIYGFNEEQLLGLLAKSLLIDDKTIDHGLFFQQLNQYRQAGQIQPIGVLPSSSRPAEDTIQLSADEQALIRAAKELRPYDFLGQLKADKGGIITSSEQKILQQLLDLGLAPEVINILIHQVLIGLESSNLPGPLSQAIADSFLQSKVKTAQDAVLSIKSRQQKQLQKRSYHKKGPLQKEKKISYGNTQKTDNQLASEALAKYQQEKKDK is encoded by the coding sequence ATGATCGAGAATACGACACAATTAAAGGCTTATTGGGATTTTAACAGCCGGCCTGTATCGCTAAGCCAACAATCTTTGCAGCGCTTAACTACGCTATATCTGCCCTTAATCGGCAGTGATGCGCTGGCTTTGTACCTGCAGCTGGCCGTTAATGACCAGCAAAAGGGCCAACTAAACGATCTGCTGGATCGCCAGAATATTTCCCTGGCTGATTTCGATAATGCGAAAAAAAAATTGGAGGCTTGCGGACTGCTTGACAGCTATCTTCAAGGGGCTTCGCTCACTTTTGATGTCAAATTGCCGCTATCGGAAGCGGCGTTTTTCAGTGATGATCTGCTGGTCAGTTTCTTTTATAGTCTTGTCGGACAGGAAACTTTTTCTCAATTATTGGAAAAAACAAAACAGGATAATTTATCTCCTCGCGGGTTGAAGAGCAATGCTAATTTTTATGAAGCATTTGGCAGCCTGCATTTGCAAAATGTTCCCGATCAGGATCGATTGAGTCGGGCTAAACAAGTTGACCAGGCACCGCTGCAGGCGGCCGATTTCAATTTTTCTTTAATCGAACAAAACCTAAAGAAATACGGTGTTTCCGAGCAGGAAGTCACCAAAGAACATAATTTTATCCTGGCTCAGCATTTGATTTATGGCTTCAACGAAGAACAATTGTTGGGATTATTAGCCAAATCGCTGCTAATTGATGATAAAACAATCGACCACGGTCTGTTTTTCCAGCAGCTTAATCAGTACAGACAGGCTGGCCAAATACAGCCAATAGGTGTTTTGCCGTCATCATCGCGTCCAGCAGAAGACACAATCCAGCTGTCTGCCGATGAGCAGGCTTTAATTCGAGCGGCCAAGGAACTGCGGCCTTATGATTTTTTGGGACAGCTTAAAGCTGATAAGGGCGGCATCATCACAAGCTCAGAGCAAAAAATTCTGCAGCAGCTTTTGGATCTGGGTCTTGCACCAGAAGTGATCAATATTCTCATTCATCAGGTCCTGATTGGATTAGAATCCAGTAATCTGCCTGGTCCGCTCTCACAAGCCATTGCGGATTCATTTCTGCAGAGCAAGGTTAAAACGGCTCAGGATGCCGTTTTATCAATTAAAAGCCGTCAACAAAAACAGCTGCAAAAACGCAGTTATCATAAAAAAGGGCCCCTGCAGAAGGAAAAAAAGATTAGCTACGGCAACACCCAGAAAACAGATAATCAGTTGGCTTCGGAGGCTTTGGCCAAGTACCAGCAGGAAAAGAAGGATAAATGA
- the coaE gene encoding dephospho-CoA kinase (Dephospho-CoA kinase (CoaE) performs the final step in coenzyme A biosynthesis.) encodes MKIKKIGLTGGIGSGKTTVAKIFAELGYTIIDADQVAHEVVMPGRFELEEIKNAFGISVMKGASLDRKKLGQIVFSDPRALKQLNAILQPSIKQLIQMRMEFLENEGRVHTLIVDIPLLYERHWEKDLDAVIVVNADKKTRIDRIMQRDHLSQQDAVNRIASQMPLSEKAALADFVIENTGDKNALKKCVLQFISENSLQA; translated from the coding sequence ATGAAAATTAAAAAAATAGGTTTAACCGGCGGCATCGGCAGTGGTAAAACAACTGTCGCAAAAATTTTTGCTGAATTAGGTTATACGATTATTGATGCTGATCAAGTTGCGCATGAGGTTGTGATGCCTGGTCGTTTTGAACTGGAAGAAATTAAGAATGCATTTGGCATTTCTGTCATGAAAGGCGCATCACTGGACAGAAAAAAATTAGGCCAAATAGTCTTTTCTGATCCGCGTGCTTTGAAGCAATTGAATGCCATTCTGCAGCCGTCAATTAAGCAGCTGATACAGATGCGCATGGAATTCTTGGAAAACGAAGGACGCGTTCATACACTGATCGTCGATATTCCTTTGTTGTACGAACGTCATTGGGAAAAGGATCTGGACGCAGTTATTGTTGTTAACGCTGATAAAAAAACGCGCATTGACCGCATCATGCAGCGGGACCATCTTTCCCAACAGGACGCTGTGAATCGTATTGCTTCTCAAATGCCTCTATCGGAAAAGGCCGCTTTAGCAGATTTTGTGATCGAAAACACTGGCGACAAGAATGCCTTGAAAAAATGCGTGCTACAATTTATTTCTGAAAATAGTTTACAAGCATGA
- the mutM gene encoding bifunctional DNA-formamidopyrimidine glycosylase/DNA-(apurinic or apyrimidinic site) lyase, translating to MPELPEVETVRRGLSKYFANEKIVAVQVLYRKLLLGDPEEFIQQVTGSTVREVDRRGKFLLLRLNNRQTIVSHMRMEGRYAIEDGSAQPRKHTEAIFKLANGSQIFYDDTRKFGKMQLVVTGQETEEVRSLATMGPEPTEATLTLDYLFARLQKSKKAIKGWLLDQNNLAGLGNIYADEVLWMSKINPLRPACRINREEAELLRENIIQELAFAIDQGGSTVHSFIDASGHAGHMQDKLHAYGRVGQPCERDGYELVKIKVAQRGTTYCPHCQK from the coding sequence ATGCCTGAACTGCCTGAAGTGGAAACAGTTCGTCGCGGCCTGAGTAAATATTTTGCTAATGAAAAGATTGTTGCTGTACAAGTTCTGTATCGCAAATTATTGCTTGGCGATCCGGAAGAATTTATCCAGCAGGTGACTGGCAGTACCGTTCGGGAAGTAGATCGACGTGGTAAGTTTCTTCTTTTACGGTTAAATAATCGGCAGACGATTGTTTCTCATATGCGTATGGAAGGGCGCTATGCGATTGAGGATGGCAGTGCTCAACCGAGAAAGCATACCGAGGCGATCTTCAAGCTGGCAAACGGCTCACAGATATTTTATGATGATACGAGAAAATTCGGTAAAATGCAGCTGGTGGTCACTGGCCAAGAGACCGAAGAGGTCAGATCTTTAGCTACGATGGGACCGGAACCGACCGAGGCCACTTTGACCTTGGATTACTTATTTGCTCGTTTGCAAAAATCAAAAAAGGCTATCAAAGGCTGGCTTTTGGATCAGAATAACCTTGCTGGTTTAGGTAATATTTATGCTGATGAAGTCCTTTGGATGAGTAAAATCAACCCATTGCGGCCGGCTTGTCGAATCAACCGGGAAGAAGCAGAGCTATTGCGTGAGAATATCATTCAGGAGCTGGCTTTTGCCATTGATCAGGGTGGTTCCACTGTCCACTCCTTTATTGATGCGTCCGGGCATGCCGGACATATGCAGGATAAGCTGCACGCATATGGCCGTGTTGGCCAGCCATGTGAGCGGGATGGGTATGAACTGGTCAAAATAAAAGTTGCACAAAGAGGAACGACATATTGTCCACATTGTCAGAAATGA
- a CDS encoding NUDIX hydrolase — protein MTKNELDQRADKLGEHWDLLNKRREIIGQKRRGQAFSAGEWHLVVNATIFNFEHEVLLQQRSFNKIGRPGEWDLETGGSALAGETSLTAIRREVKEEINLNYAFKTENFVESFRHWPVFDDWYAIKVDLPLSAFQIQKSEIEQIRFVPITELTQFIAADNLPYIKKAESIIFGGNNA, from the coding sequence ATGACGAAAAATGAATTGGATCAGCGTGCCGACAAATTAGGCGAACACTGGGACCTGTTAAACAAACGTCGAGAAATCATTGGCCAAAAAAGGCGTGGCCAAGCGTTTTCTGCAGGTGAATGGCATTTAGTCGTCAACGCTACAATTTTTAATTTTGAACACGAAGTCCTTTTGCAGCAGCGCTCGTTTAATAAAATCGGGCGTCCCGGAGAATGGGATTTGGAAACTGGCGGCTCAGCTTTGGCTGGTGAAACGTCATTGACTGCGATCCGGCGCGAGGTTAAAGAAGAAATTAATTTGAACTATGCATTTAAAACAGAAAATTTTGTGGAAAGTTTTCGTCATTGGCCGGTTTTTGATGACTGGTATGCCATTAAAGTTGACCTGCCTCTATCGGCTTTTCAAATTCAAAAATCTGAAATCGAACAGATTCGATTCGTCCCAATTACTGAGCTGACACAGTTTATCGCTGCTGACAATCTGCCCTATATCAAGAAAGCCGAGTCGATAATATTTGGAGGAAACAATGCCTGA